DNA sequence from the Pungitius pungitius chromosome 16, fPunPun2.1, whole genome shotgun sequence genome:
tctcctcctccctttgctGCACCTGTTCGTTGATCAACAGACGCATGTCCTCCTGCGACGGGGTAATAGAAAAACAATATTCCACTGGTAAACATAACTATGTGTAACGTGTTGTCAGAGACATCGTGTGGAAATGATCATTCTTGGTGCTCACCTGCCAGACCTCCAGCTCCTGCGACAGCGCCACTTTTTGTTTGATGGTGTTGAGAAGCTGCTGAGTGAGTGTTTCTTTCTCCTGGCGCACAGTGGCCAAGTCACTCTCTAAGGAACTGCACATTGACGCTATGATTAGCCAAATATGGGTCGCTGTGGGCCGGAAAATAGGACGGAAGGATGTTGTTGTTATATAACATTACCTGTAGCTTGGCTTATCAGGGCTGCTGTGAAATGGATGCATTTCTTGCCTCAAAGACGCAAGTTCTTCTCCTTGAGATTGCAGCTGCAACATGTGAAatttaaacattcaaacatATTGTAATGATcataataacaatatttttcattttcaaactaGAGAGATATCTATCATCTACAGCTGTATGCCATTTAAAGGAGACATTTTATGCTCGTTTTCAATtgacatgtttgtatttttgagGTACACTAGACAACgcttacaaaaaaacattacttttcCTCATTATTTTTCCAGTTAAGCACCTTTCTTTTTAAGCCTTTGAAAGTCCCCTGAAAAAGGGAAAACCAGCAGCAACTCCATTTCCTTGTCTCTTGTCAATCCCCCAGCAAAACTGTGCTTgtgaaaagtgtttgtgtggttgtgtgtagtTCGACAGACCTCCTCTTTGAGCGCTTGAATCTCTTCATTTCTCGCTTGCAGGACGGTGGAGTGAGCGAGAAGAGCCTCTTTTACCTGGTTAGAAACAAAGAGATGTACACAACAGATGAGAAATCTTTGGCATCAGAACCGTATGACTTGGTGTTTGTGCATAAGATCCACTTTTTAGTACCAAGAGTATTTTGGGGACCGGTTGGTCTCAGtctcaaatgaaacaaacatagggcgttgtgtgtgtttgtgtgcgtgtacctGAGATTGCTGAATTTCACTATGCAGGGACAAAGGTTGCGTTTGCGTACTGTCCAGAATGTTCTCTTCTCCCAGGTTCAGAGCTTTTCGCTGCAGAGAGCGATTCACCGTTCGCAACTCAAACAACAATCCCTGTTCCTGCTCTATCTAaaggtacagacacacacaagcacacacgaATACACATTCATTCAAACTAGTTGTACTTCTCTCAGCGATGAACGAACTCTCTTTTTGCAGCGCGTGATTCTCTCTCACGCCAACAGTTCATCTTTAACAGCAGTCCTTTACCTCGGCTTCTTTCTCCCTCAGTTTCGTTTGGAGCTCTGACAGCCGCTCTCTcagcccctctctctccacGCGGAGCCTGTCGCTGTCCTCCTGTGAGGTCTTTAGTTGTGCCTCCATGTACGACAGGCGCTCCAGCAACACTCTGTTCTGTACGGAGGGAAAAGAGAAAGGACTGAATAAGTGGTGCAATGTTAGAGGCAACAATATTTTCTTGCTTTGGGATATTGTCACTCGGGCCCACACGTGTGTTGAAGCTTTATTATTAGCAACACAGATGGAGACTTGGGACACAAGTCAGACTCAAACCGACGTCAAACAGAGATGTTTGATTTGACTATTTAGAGACTTGATCTTAATCTTGTTCttgtgtaaacaaaacatggatttgACATTCAAATTTACAGATGCCATATGATTTAATAGCCAGCGTTCAGACAGGACTTAGCCTTTACATCGGGGACATGAGCCTTGCTTTAAGAGCAGTGGGAACTTCTCTTTTTACATTCACATTGTAGTATAAACTCAAACTATTTGGCCATGATTGAAATACTTTAGAACTGACAAAACATTAGGAAGTGACTGGCATACCTCTGCTTGAATGTTCTCCAGTTGTGTAATGTTGATACTTTTGCTGAAAGAGGATTCATCTTGTTCTTCTCTGAGGGAACGAAGCTCAGTCCTCAAGGAGTGTTCCAGTGACACAGCCTAAGTGGGCAGGAAGGTTGAGAAATGCCGTTGTTTAACGAGTGACGATGATGCGACTCCACAAACCTGCTCCTCTGCATTTTTCATGTCTGCATGGCTGCGATGTTGcgccacacacatgcagacaattctcacacacatgcatacacctttattgtatttattctgACAGCATGACGATACTTGTGAGGTTTCCCCTGGTTGCATGGCAGCTCATTAAGGCAGGGTTCGGCCTGTTTTTTCACTAGTGGTGTAAACCAACCTCTGCAAGCTGCTCCACCAAGCGCTGGTTATGATTGGCTAATTGAGTCAGCTGTGCGCTGTCATCTTTCCGCCGGTCCCGCCCTTGGCTGTGATGTCTCTCCAGCTCATTCCTCAAGGCTGTTAAATCTCCAGCCAgttctgcctctctctgcccAGACACCAGTTCATTCATCTCCAAGCGTCTGTCCAGAACATGCTTCTCCTGCTGTAAAGCCTAAGACAATAGATGCAAAATTAACTGGCTTCCAAGAGACATGGAAATATCACATGTTGAAATACTCAAATAACATGTATTCTTGTTACTTTGAATGTGAAGGGAAGCTTTAGGAGAAGATAAGATTGGATTCAGTGATGCTGGTTGTAGAAGAGCAGGATAGGCCTTTATGACCTCTTGTCACGCACATAGAATGCAAAGCAAAGGTGTTATTAGCCAGCAACAATGGCCCTGTTATATATAAGTGTCTGTTCCGGTTCAGGACACTGAACACTGCCAATTAGCTAATTAGAATCCAACATTATCTATTTTTGACATTTGCCTACTGTGAAATGTGTCAGTGGAAAATGCCTGTTCATTTTTTACACCAAACCAGGGACAGATCCATTCATGAATGAATGTATGCAACTTACAGGAAAAATACTATTACTAAAAAACTATTGCTAAATGCATTTTTCCagtaattttccttttttctgtgccattctttctttattctttcCTGTAACTATGTGATAGGCAGAGATAAAAGTGAGGAAGTGTAAGAAGTTGGCATCAGttgtaaatctgtttttttttttactatgttTTTGTGATGTACCCATtctcttcattatttttttctttttctgtttgttatCGCTTGTGGGATATGCTTTTTCTAgttattgtttttctatttgtttcttttaaaatatatattgataGATCCTATGAGAACTTTAATTCATATCAATTAAGGTGGAATAAATTGAGCCTTGATCAGATTAGTCCGATTCAAATCCGATGTGTTTATTCATGGTAAATTTGAGTGCTGACTATATGACTTCGAAGTTTTAGAAAGTCTGTTAAGTCCCAAGCTAGACCGTTTACAGTGGCCTCATCCTTacctccagctccctctctctctgctgcagagaggCTGCCAGCTCCTCATTCTTCTCCAGTAAAGCCTGTCCCAGCTCTGCAGCTAGTATCAGATCCGTCTCGATCCCCCCTCCGCTGTCACTGCTGCCGGGGGAGGATGTCGATGAGGGGAGATTAAAGGAGAGCGAgactgaggaggatgaggagagagggaagaaggaGTCCTCCAGGCCGGGGGTCGAGAGACTGTCTTTCCTTGGGGTGAACATTGTTGACAGCTGGACGGCTTGTGGGAGTCACAAAAAAAGCATCATCCCAGGTCAAGAGCTTGATCACACAGGTGGCAGGTGGACCACCAGAAACCTTCTTTCCTGTTCCTTGATTATCTGGTCCAGAGCAGGTTGATTTC
Encoded proteins:
- the bicdl2 gene encoding BICD family-like cargo adapter 2 isoform X2, with amino-acid sequence MFTPRKDSLSTPGLEDSFFPLSSSSSVSLSFNLPSSTSSPGSSDSGGGIETDLILAAELGQALLEKNEELAASLQQRERELEALQQEKHVLDRRLEMNELVSGQREAELAGDLTALRNELERHHSQGRDRRKDDSAQLTQLANHNQRLVEQLAEAVSLEHSLRTELRSLREEQDESSFSKSINITQLENIQAENRVLLERLSYMEAQLKTSQEDSDRLRVEREGLRERLSELQTKLREKEAEVKEALLAHSTVLQARNEEIQALKEELQSQGEELASLRQEMHPFHSSPDKPSYSSLESDLATVRQEKETLTQQLLNTIKQKVALSQELEVWQEDMRLLINEQVQQREEERQRESQRERQTEKPVGLQRSKSLRLKGEGGKGFFSFFKEK
- the bicdl2 gene encoding BICD family-like cargo adapter 2 isoform X1: MFTPRKDSLSTPGLEDSFFPLSSSSSVSLSFNLPSSTSSPGSSDSGGGIETDLILAAELGQALLEKNEELAASLQQRERELEALQQEKHVLDRRLEMNELVSGQREAELAGDLTALRNELERHHSQGRDRRKDDSAQLTQLANHNQRLVEQLAEAVSLEHSLRTELRSLREEQDESSFSKSINITQLENIQAENRVLLERLSYMEAQLKTSQEDSDRLRVEREGLRERLSELQTKLREKEAEIEQEQGLLFELRTVNRSLQRKALNLGEENILDSTQTQPLSLHSEIQQSQVKEALLAHSTVLQARNEEIQALKEELQSQGEELASLRQEMHPFHSSPDKPSYSSLESDLATVRQEKETLTQQLLNTIKQKVALSQELEVWQEDMRLLINEQVQQREEERQRESQRERQTEKPVGLQRSKSLRLKGEGGKGFFSFFKEK